In Brachypodium distachyon strain Bd21 chromosome 2, Brachypodium_distachyon_v3.0, whole genome shotgun sequence, one genomic interval encodes:
- the LOC106866191 gene encoding uncharacterized protein LOC106866191 produces the protein MPTQFWISLLQMMSLCPSCCWPNIWPVDHLPELETAFIDLGKLMLEVDLMLAHHCDLYVQASIAAKTRVTSGTPQQKSGEMWRRRNLRDGSGDGLCSPRDALQAYLRGSAACGPGLVGAALAWPATLPPGGSALMRKATQGRAMQR, from the exons ATGCCAACCCAATTTTGGATTTCCCTACTACAGATGATGAGCTT GTGTCCATCATGCTGCTGGCCGAATATATGGCCAGTTGATCATCTTCCTGAGCTCGAAACAG CATTTATAGATCTTGGAAAGCTAATGCTTGAAGTTGACTTGATGTTGGCTCACCATTGTGATCTCTATG TGCAAGCATCTATTGCTGCAAAAACACGAGTAACCAGTGGAACACCACAACAGAAA agcGGTGAgatgtggcggcggcgcaaccTTCGGGATGGGAGCGGTGATGGCCTCTGCAGTCCACGAGATGCTTTGCAGGCTTATCTTCGAGGGTCTGCGGCCTGCGGGCCGGGGCTTGTGGGTGCGGCGCTGGCTTGGCCGGCAACACTGCCGCCGGGCGGCTCTGCGCTCATGCGGAAGGCAACACAAGGGCGGGCCATGCAGAGATAG
- the LOC100840212 gene encoding pentatricopeptide repeat-containing protein At4g39530 — MSLAASVQTHGGLAQLLLSCLAGDRLHRLLPLAHARAVVTGALPDLFLANLLLRAYSKLGRVRDARRLFDRMPHKNLVSWGSAISMHAQHGCEEDAVALFAAFQRASGGEAPNEFLLASALRACAQSRAVSFGQQVHGVAVRIGLDGNVYVGTALINLYAKVGCIDAAMLVFDALPVKNPVTWTAVITGYSQIGQGGVALELFGKMGLDGVRPDRFVLASAVSACSALGFLEGGRQTHGYAYRIAVETDASVINALIDLYCKCSRLSLARKLFDCMENRNLVSWTTMIAGYMQNSCDAEAMAMFWQLSQEGWQPDVFACASILNSCGSLAAIWQGRQVHAHAIKANLESDEYVKNSLIDMYAKCEHLTEARAVFEALAEDDAISYNAMIEGYSRLGDLAGAIDVFSKMRYCSLKPSPLTFVSLLGVSSSQSAIELSKQIHGLIVKSGTSLDLYAGSSLIDVYSKFSLVEDAKAVFNLMHNRDMVIWNAMIFGLAQNEQGEEAVKLFNQLQVSGLAPNEFTFVALVTVASTLVSMFHGQQFHAQIIKAGADSDHHVSNALIDMYAKCGFIKEGRLLFESTLGKDVICWNSMISTYAQHGQAEEALYVFRMMGGTGVEPNYVTFVGVLSACAHAGLVDEGLRHFDFMKTKYAIEPGTEHYASVVNLFGRSGKLHAAKEFIERMPIEPAAAVWRSLLSACHLFGNVEIGRYATEMALLADPADSGPSVLMSNIYASRGLWSDAQKLRQGMDCAGVVKEPGYSWIEVMKEVHTFIARGREHPEADVIYSLLDELTSILKNGGYLPDTSELTLLDEWLMMITHGDCH, encoded by the coding sequence ATGAGTCTCGCGGCTTCCGTCCAAACCCACGGCGGCCTAGCGCAGCTCCTGCTCTCAtgcctcgccggcgaccgcctccaccgcctgctGCCGTTGGCccacgcccgcgccgtcgtcaCCGGCGCTCTCCCAGACCTCTTCCTCGccaacctcctcctccgcgcctaCTCCAAGCTCGGCAGAGTCCGCGACGCCCGCCGCCTGTTCGACCGAATGCCCCACAAGAACCTCGTCTCCTGGGGCTCCGCAATCTCCATGCACGCGCAGCACGGGTGCGAGGAAGACGCGGTGGCACTCTTCGCGGCCTTCCAGAGAGCCTCCGGCGGTGAGGCGCCCAACGAGTTCTTGCTCGCTAGCGCCCTGAGGGCCTGTGCACAGTCGAGGGCGGTTTCGTTCGGCCAGCAGGTGCATGGCGTTGCTGTGAGGATTGGTCTGGATGGGAATGTCTATGTTGGGACTGCGTTGATCAACTTGTATGCGAAGGTTGGCTGCATTGATGCGGCCATGTTGGTCTTTGATGCGCTCCCGGTGAAGAACCCGGTTACTTGGACTGCGGTGATCACGGGCTACTCTCAGATCGGGCAGGGTGGAGTTGCATTGGAGTTGTTTGGGAAGATGGGGCTTGACGGTGTAAGGCCTGACAGGTTTGTGCTCGCAAGTGCTGTTAGCGCTTGCTCTGCACTGGGCTTTCTAGAAGGTGGCAGGCAAACACATGGTTATGCATATCGAATTGCAGTGGAAACGGATGCGTCTGTGATCAATGCGCTGATCGATCTGTATTGCAAGTGCTCCAGGCTCTCATTGGCCCGCAAGCTGTTTGATTGCATGGAGAACCGTAATCTTGTGTCTTGGACAACAATGATCGCTGGATATATGCAGAATTCGTGCGATGCTGAAGCCATGGCCATGTTCTGGCAGCTGAGCCAGGAAGGGTGGCAGCCTGATGTTTTTGCTTGCGCAAGTATATTGAACTCGTGTGGCTCTTTGGCAGCGATATGGCAAGGAAGGCAGGTACATGCTCATGCCATAAAGGCTAATCTAGAGTCTGATGAGTATGTCAAGAATTCTCTCATTGACATGTATGCTAAATGTGAGCATTTAACTGAAGCAAGAGCAGTGTTTGAAGCCTTGGCAGAAGATGATGCAATTTCTTACAATGCAATGATTGAAGGATATTCAAGGCTAGGTGATCTTGCAGGAGCAATTGATGTATTCAGTAAAATGAGATATTGCTCTCTAAAGCCAAGTCCACTGACATTTGTTTCACTCCTTGGGGTGTCGTCGTCTCAGTCAGCCATTGAACTGAGCAAGCAGATTCATGGTCTCATTGTCAAATCAGGAACTTCATTGGACCTATATGCAGGGAGTTCTCTAATCGATGTCTATTCGAAGTTTTCCCTTGTGGAGGATGCCAAAGCTGTATTCAATCTGATGCACAACAGGGACATGGTAATATGGAATGCCATGATTTTTGGTCTTGCACAGAATGAGCAAGGGGAAGAGGCTGTAAAGCTCTTCAATCAGCTTCAAGTCTCTGGATTAGCACCTAATGAGTTCACATTTGTTGCACTAGTGACTGTGGCAAGTACCCTGGTAAGCATGTTTCATGGTCAGCAGTTCCATGCCCAGATCATCAAAGCAGGTGCTGACAGTGACCACCATGTTTCAAATGCTCTCATAGACATGTATGCAAAGTGCGGCTTCATCAAAGAAGGGCGGCTGTTGTTTGAGTCAACGTTGGGAAAGGATGTCATTTGTTGGAACTCCATGATTTCGACTTATGCTCAGCATGGTCAAGCTGAGGAAGCTCTTTATGTTTTCAGGATGATGGGAGGGACTGGAGTCGAACCGAACTATGTGACTTTTGTTGGCGTGTTGTCAGCATGTGCTCATGCAGGCCTCGTGGATGAAGGTTTACGCCATTTTGACTtcatgaaaacaaaatatgctATCGAACCAGGCACCGAGCACTATGCTTCTGTGGTCAATCTTTTTGGTCGTTCAGGGAAACTGCATGCTGCCAAGGAGTTTATTGAAAGGATGCCAATTGAACCAGCTGCAGctgtttggaggagtttgcTGAGTGCCTGCCATCTGTTTGGTAATGTTGAAATCGGGAGGTATGCCACTGAAATGGCGCTCTTGGCGGATCCTGCAGACAGTGGCCCCTCTGTTCTAATGTCAAATATTTATGCCTCTAGAGGACTGTGGTCTGATGCGCAGAAGCTGAGGCAGGGGATGGATTGTGCTGGGGTAGTGAAGGAACCAGGATATAGCTGGATTGAGGTGATGAAGGAGGTTCATACGTTCATTGCACGGGGACGAGAGCACCCGGAGGCAGATGTGATATATTCTCTACTGGATGAGCTGACAAGTATACTTAAAAATGGTGGATATCTTCCTGATACCTCTGAACTTACTTTGCTTGATGAATGGCTGATGATGATAACCCATGGTGATTGTCACTGA
- the LOC100837057 gene encoding ankyrin repeat-containing protein ITN1, translating into MDRRLLRAATSGDSVSMKAMASQDPSILLGTTPSGNTCLHISSIHGHQEFCKDVITLEESLLSKYNLEQETPLVTAVTLGHVSLASFLLRRCCQLGLRPAILQQDRYGCNALHHAICNGHQDLALELIAAEPALSQGVNKCNESSMFVAAMRDFTNVADKLLENEFSAHVGQFGRNALHAAVRNGNSEIAKRMMEKHPGLAREAGKDTSTPMTLAMLFGSIHMVRVILEHDSSLGYETSGLGVPLLESAAYRGQVDAARELLKYCPDAPYRRADGWTCLHSAVWYDQAEFVEFIVKKPQLRNVINMQDSKGKTALHYAVQKCNPKIVVALLSHKDINATVIDNNAGTAAWELLGIKSHAKTLNWNEVRMLMLKADPRDAASIYNLHDEAKQQAINASRNDAKSLTQTYTSNTSLVATLIATITFAAAFTLPGGYGSGAGNEGLPIMSKKFPFQAFLISDILAMCSSFVVAFICIIARWEDYEFLIYYRSFTKKLMWFAYVATTTAFSTGLYTVLAPRLHWLAIATCIVVALLPILTKLLGEWPVLKLRFRLGKTYKSDLLEMV; encoded by the exons ATGGACAGACGGCTCTTGCGAGCAGCCACATCTGGTGATTCTGTGTCAATGAAGGCCATGGCTTCACAGGATCCAAGCATTCTTCTCGGAACAACTCCATCGGGGAACACCTGCCTCCACATATCCTCCATCCATGGCCACCAAGAATTCTGCAAGGATGTAATAACACTAGAGGAGTCTCTCCTCTCAAAATACAATCTTGAACAGGAGACGCCGCTTGTCACCGCAGTTACACTTGGTCATGTCTCCTTGGCTTCTTTTCTACTCAGACGCTGCTGCCAACTGGGATTGAGGCCGGCAATCTTGCAACAAGACAGGTACGGATGCAATGCACTGCATCATGCCATTTGCAACGGCCACCAGGACCTTGCGCTGGAGTTGATAGCAGCAGAGCCTGCCCTGTCACAAGGTGTCAACAAATGCAATGAGTCATCCATGTTTGTTGCGGCGATGAGAGATTTTACTAATGTTGCAGATAAACTGTTGGAAAATGAATTTTCTGCTCATGTGGGACAATTCGGCCGCAATGCTCTACATGCTGCTGTTAGAAATGGTAATTCAG AAATTGCTAAAAGAATGATGGAGAAACATCCTGGTTTGGCCAGAGAAGCTGGCAAGGATACAAGTACTCCAATGACACTAGCTATGCTATTTGGAAGTATTCACATGGTGCGAGTAATTCTGGAACATGATTCTTCTTTAGGGTATGAAACAAGCGGCCTGGGTGTTCCTCTCCTTGAATCTGCCGCATATCGAGGTCAAGTTGATGCTGCTAGAGAACTTCTCAAATATTGTCCTGATGCTCCTTATCGCCGAGCAGATGGTTGGACATGCCTCCATTCAGCTGTATGGTATGATCAAGCAGAGTTCGTTGAATTTATCGTGAAGAAACCCCAACTTCGAAATGTCATTAACATGCAAGACAGCAAAGGAAAAACCGCTCTTCATTATGCAGTCCAGAAGTGCAATCCTAAAATAGTTGTTGCTTTACTGTCTCAcaaagatataaatgcaacaGTGATTGACAACAATGCTGGTACAGCAGCTTGGGAATTGCTGGGGATCAAGTCTCATGCCAAGACTTTAAACTGG AATGAAGTGAGGATGCTTATGCTAAAAGCGGATCCTCGAGATGCCGCGTCTATTTATAATCTTCATGATGAAGCCAAGCAACAGGCGATTAATGCTTCAAGGAATGATGCAAAGTCACTAACACAAACATATACAAGCAACACTTCGTTAGTGGCAACCCTCATTGCAACAATTACCTTTGCCGCTGCATTCACCCTGCCTGGAGGATATGGCAGTGGTGCTGGAAATGAGGGACTTCCCATCATGTCCAAGAAGTTTCCATTTCAGGCATTCTTGATCTCTGACATCTTAGCAATGTGCTCCTCGTTTGTTGTCGCCTTCATATGCATCATAGCAAGGTGGGAGGATTATGAGTTCTTGATTTATTACAGATCATTTACTAAGAAACTCATGTGGTTTGCCTACGTGGCAACGACTACGGCTTTTTCAACGGGTTTATACACAGTGCTGGCCCCGCGTCTCCACTGGTTGGCCATTGCAACTTGCATTGTGGTAGCTTTGTTGCCAATTCTCACTAAGCTGCTAGGTGAATGGCCTGTCTTGAAGCTCAGGTTTCGGTTAGGTAAAACCTACAAGTCTGATCTTCTTGAGATGGTCTAA